A single Lactuca sativa cultivar Salinas chromosome 8, Lsat_Salinas_v11, whole genome shotgun sequence DNA region contains:
- the LOC111894809 gene encoding glutamate receptor 1.2-like → MKNITNPLRLSLFVAIILLLVGVVYPYPMESMNLEANKITKSSKSNNVIQVDVGLLLDSSWKSKVLLKSFIEMAHSDFYATHSIYTTRLYMRTLYFNNAIDAVSGVVELLKDQVKAIIGPKNLVEAIFITELGEKSHVPIISFDS, encoded by the exons ATGAAGAATATCACGAACCCTCTTCGTTTGTCTCTATTTGTAGCCATTATATTGCTTCTTGTGGGAGTAGTATATCCATATCCAATGGAGTCGATGAATTTAGAAGCAAAtaaaatcacaaaatcatcgaagaGTAATAATGTGATTCAAGTTGATGTTGGCTTGCTACTGGACTCGAGTTGGAAAAGTAAAGTGTTGCTGAAATCATTTATAGAAATGGCGCACTCGGATTTCTACGCCACTCATTCTATCTACACGACACGCTTGTACATGCGCACCTTGTACTTCAACAATGCTATTGATGCAGTTTCTGGAG TTGTAGAGTTATTGAAAGATCAAGTGAAAGCCATTATTGGGCCAAAGAATCTTGTTGAAGCCATATTTATTACGGAGCTCGGAGAAAAGTCACATGTTCCCATCATCTCCTTTGATAGCTAG